One genomic window of Osmia bicornis bicornis chromosome 5, iOsmBic2.1, whole genome shotgun sequence includes the following:
- the LOC114880697 gene encoding ras-like GTP-binding protein RhoL isoform X2: MRAENKKTLSRHRPIKVTTIGDGTVGKTCMLITYTTNEFPSEYVPTVFDNYAGTIYIDGQEFDMTLWDTAGQEDYERIRPLSYPNTDCFLICFSVNSRTSYENVANKWHPEIKHHCPNTPIVLVGTKGDLRNVENVDTITLKECKKMKKKIKAYKYVECSALKRENLEEVFVEAIRAVLKKPSNKLCCTF; this comes from the exons aaaataaaaaaacactTTCCCGACATAGACCAATTAAAGTCACTACAATTGGTGATGGTACAGTAGGAAAAACATGTATGCTTATTACATACACAACAAATGAATTTCCTTCCGAGTATGTACCTACTGT TTTTGATAACTATGCAGGGACAATATATATAGATGGACAAGAATTTGATATGACTTTATGGGACACTGCAGGTCAAGAAGATTATGAGAGAATTAGGCCTTTATCTTACCCAAAT ACAGATTGCTTCTTGATCTGCTTTTCAGTGAATTCTCGTACTTCTTATGAAAATGTTGCAAACAAATGGCATCCAGAAATCAAACATCACTGTCCAAACACACCTATAGTTCTTGTTG GTACTAAAGGAGACCTCAGAAATGTAGAAAATGTGGATACAATTACCCTTAAAGAATgcaaaaaaatgaaaaagaaaataaaggcTTACAAATATGTTGAGTGTTCAGCTTTGAAACGTGAAAATTTGGAAGAAGTGTTCGTGGAAGCCATTAGGGCAGTACTGAAAAAACCATCGAATAAACTATGTTGCACgttttga
- the LOC114880697 gene encoding ras-like GTP-binding protein RhoL isoform X3 — MLITYTTNEFPSEYVPTVFDNYAGTIYIDGQEFDMTLWDTAGQEDYERIRPLSYPNTDCFLICFSVNSRTSYENVANKWHPEIKHHCPNTPIVLVGTKGDLRNVENVDTITLKECKKMKKKIKAYKYVECSALKRENLEEVFVEAIRAVLKKPSNKLCCTF, encoded by the exons ATGCTTATTACATACACAACAAATGAATTTCCTTCCGAGTATGTACCTACTGT TTTTGATAACTATGCAGGGACAATATATATAGATGGACAAGAATTTGATATGACTTTATGGGACACTGCAGGTCAAGAAGATTATGAGAGAATTAGGCCTTTATCTTACCCAAAT ACAGATTGCTTCTTGATCTGCTTTTCAGTGAATTCTCGTACTTCTTATGAAAATGTTGCAAACAAATGGCATCCAGAAATCAAACATCACTGTCCAAACACACCTATAGTTCTTGTTG GTACTAAAGGAGACCTCAGAAATGTAGAAAATGTGGATACAATTACCCTTAAAGAATgcaaaaaaatgaaaaagaaaataaaggcTTACAAATATGTTGAGTGTTCAGCTTTGAAACGTGAAAATTTGGAAGAAGTGTTCGTGGAAGCCATTAGGGCAGTACTGAAAAAACCATCGAATAAACTATGTTGCACgttttga
- the LOC114880697 gene encoding ras-like GTP-binding protein RhoL isoform X1 yields the protein MCNNNKENKKTLSRHRPIKVTTIGDGTVGKTCMLITYTTNEFPSEYVPTVFDNYAGTIYIDGQEFDMTLWDTAGQEDYERIRPLSYPNTDCFLICFSVNSRTSYENVANKWHPEIKHHCPNTPIVLVGTKGDLRNVENVDTITLKECKKMKKKIKAYKYVECSALKRENLEEVFVEAIRAVLKKPSNKLCCTF from the exons ATGTGCAACAACAATAAag aaaataaaaaaacactTTCCCGACATAGACCAATTAAAGTCACTACAATTGGTGATGGTACAGTAGGAAAAACATGTATGCTTATTACATACACAACAAATGAATTTCCTTCCGAGTATGTACCTACTGT TTTTGATAACTATGCAGGGACAATATATATAGATGGACAAGAATTTGATATGACTTTATGGGACACTGCAGGTCAAGAAGATTATGAGAGAATTAGGCCTTTATCTTACCCAAAT ACAGATTGCTTCTTGATCTGCTTTTCAGTGAATTCTCGTACTTCTTATGAAAATGTTGCAAACAAATGGCATCCAGAAATCAAACATCACTGTCCAAACACACCTATAGTTCTTGTTG GTACTAAAGGAGACCTCAGAAATGTAGAAAATGTGGATACAATTACCCTTAAAGAATgcaaaaaaatgaaaaagaaaataaaggcTTACAAATATGTTGAGTGTTCAGCTTTGAAACGTGAAAATTTGGAAGAAGTGTTCGTGGAAGCCATTAGGGCAGTACTGAAAAAACCATCGAATAAACTATGTTGCACgttttga
- the LOC114880697 gene encoding ras-like GTP-binding protein RhoL isoform X4, translating into MDPQSTLNIRQKDSFDNYAGTIYIDGQEFDMTLWDTAGQEDYERIRPLSYPNTDCFLICFSVNSRTSYENVANKWHPEIKHHCPNTPIVLVGTKGDLRNVENVDTITLKECKKMKKKIKAYKYVECSALKRENLEEVFVEAIRAVLKKPSNKLCCTF; encoded by the exons ATGGATCCACAGTCAACGCTGAATATTAGACAGAAAGATAG TTTTGATAACTATGCAGGGACAATATATATAGATGGACAAGAATTTGATATGACTTTATGGGACACTGCAGGTCAAGAAGATTATGAGAGAATTAGGCCTTTATCTTACCCAAAT ACAGATTGCTTCTTGATCTGCTTTTCAGTGAATTCTCGTACTTCTTATGAAAATGTTGCAAACAAATGGCATCCAGAAATCAAACATCACTGTCCAAACACACCTATAGTTCTTGTTG GTACTAAAGGAGACCTCAGAAATGTAGAAAATGTGGATACAATTACCCTTAAAGAATgcaaaaaaatgaaaaagaaaataaaggcTTACAAATATGTTGAGTGTTCAGCTTTGAAACGTGAAAATTTGGAAGAAGTGTTCGTGGAAGCCATTAGGGCAGTACTGAAAAAACCATCGAATAAACTATGTTGCACgttttga
- the LOC114880698 gene encoding nuclear cap-binding protein subunit 2: protein MAAIKTNPSSSPSVELSSYRDQHFKGSRAEQDRLLRNSTTLYVGNLSFYTTEEQIYELFSKCGDIRRIIMGLDKYKKTPCGFCFVEYYQRGDAENCMRYINGTRLDDRIIRTDWDAGFIEGRQYGRGKTGGQVRDEYRSDFDSGRGGYGKIIQQKVTPLSDGAFGR from the exons atggcAGCAATAAAGACAAATCCATCAAGTTCACCTTCTGTTGAATTAAGTTCATATCGTGATCAACATTTTAAG GGTTCAAGGGCTGAACAGGACAGGCTATTGAGAAATTCTACAACTTTATATGTTGGAAATCTCTCTTTTTATACTACAGAAGAACAAATATATGAACTATTTTCCAAATGTGGTGATATTAGGAGAATTATAATGGGCttagataaatataaaaagacTCCTTGTGGTTTTTGTTTTGTGGAATATTATCAAAGAGGCGATGCTGAAAATTGTATGCGATATATTAATGGAACGCGTTTGGATGACAGGATTATTAGAACAGATTGGGACGCTGGTTTTATTGAAGGCAGACAGTATGGAAGAGGAAAAACTGGAGGACAA GTAAGGGACGAGTATAGATCAGACTTTGATAGTGGACGGGGTGGTTATGGTAAGATAATACAACAGAAAGTTACGCCTCTTTCGGATGGAGCATTTGGACGCTGA